A section of the Aminiphilus circumscriptus DSM 16581 genome encodes:
- the pruA gene encoding L-glutamate gamma-semialdehyde dehydrogenase: MWKMDRPKNDADALVTYGPGSPERERLLAELERVRKTPRELPCLIGGEKVYTGKTIPLRVPHDATRFLGNAHLAGPRELEAAVENALEAWRDWSTTPWYQRAAVFQRAADMLATVRRTEHIAAIMTNLSKTPFEAEIDLAELVDFWRFNVFYLHEIYQEQPLQGRMEINRFDWRPLEGFIVAVTPFNFYSIAGNLPTAPAMCGNVVLWKPAKSVLYANYLIMELLLEAGLPPGVVNYVPFSSADGATVLRHPFLSGLHFTGSYATFLTLWQTIGSSVESYRSFPRVVGETGGKDFIFAHASADPIALGANLLRGGFELQGQKCSAASRAYIPESLWGSVEEYLRREVPLISMGPVEDLGNAMGAVIDEEAFRKIKGYLDYARNHPEEYTLLLGGGCDNRKGWFVEPTVIRTSNPRGKLMTEEIFGPVITVYVYPDDAYEETLRLCDVTTEYALTGAVFAGDRAAIATAECLLRHAAGNFYINDKPTGAVVGRQPFGGSRHSGTNDKAGFWNNLTRWLSPRNIKETTVPATNWRRPFLG, translated from the coding sequence ATGTGGAAAATGGATCGTCCCAAAAACGACGCGGATGCTCTTGTGACCTATGGCCCTGGTTCCCCCGAGCGGGAACGCCTGCTCGCGGAACTGGAACGAGTGAGGAAAACACCCCGGGAGTTGCCCTGTCTCATTGGTGGGGAAAAAGTGTACACCGGCAAAACGATTCCGCTTCGCGTTCCCCACGATGCGACACGTTTTCTGGGAAACGCGCATCTCGCAGGACCGAGGGAACTCGAGGCCGCTGTGGAGAACGCTCTCGAAGCATGGAGAGATTGGTCCACCACACCATGGTATCAACGAGCGGCGGTTTTTCAACGTGCCGCGGACATGCTCGCCACGGTGCGGCGCACCGAGCACATCGCCGCCATCATGACCAATCTCTCCAAAACACCCTTCGAGGCGGAGATCGATCTCGCGGAACTCGTGGATTTCTGGCGCTTCAACGTCTTCTACCTCCACGAGATCTATCAGGAGCAGCCCCTTCAAGGACGGATGGAGATCAACCGTTTCGACTGGCGTCCCCTGGAAGGGTTCATCGTCGCTGTCACCCCTTTCAACTTCTATTCCATCGCGGGAAATCTGCCGACGGCCCCCGCCATGTGCGGCAACGTCGTCCTCTGGAAACCCGCGAAGAGTGTCCTTTACGCAAACTATCTCATCATGGAACTCCTCCTCGAGGCGGGACTGCCGCCGGGAGTGGTGAACTACGTCCCCTTCTCCAGCGCCGACGGAGCCACGGTCCTGCGCCACCCTTTCCTGAGCGGTCTCCATTTCACCGGAAGCTATGCGACCTTTCTCACCCTGTGGCAGACCATCGGCTCTTCCGTCGAATCCTATCGCTCTTTCCCCCGCGTGGTGGGGGAGACCGGAGGAAAGGATTTCATCTTCGCCCACGCGTCGGCGGACCCCATTGCCCTGGGAGCGAATCTCCTGCGCGGCGGATTCGAACTGCAGGGACAGAAATGTTCCGCCGCTTCCCGGGCCTATATTCCCGAGAGCCTCTGGGGCAGCGTGGAGGAGTACCTCCGGAGAGAGGTTCCCCTCATCTCCATGGGCCCCGTGGAGGACCTGGGCAATGCCATGGGAGCCGTCATCGACGAGGAGGCATTCCGCAAGATCAAGGGCTATCTCGACTACGCCCGGAACCATCCCGAGGAATACACACTTCTCCTGGGAGGCGGCTGCGACAACCGGAAGGGATGGTTTGTGGAACCCACGGTTATCCGCACGTCCAATCCACGAGGGAAGCTCATGACCGAGGAAATCTTCGGTCCCGTGATCACCGTCTACGTCTACCCCGACGACGCCTACGAGGAGACGCTCCGCCTCTGCGACGTCACCACGGAATACGCTCTCACGGGGGCTGTTTTCGCCGGGGACCGCGCCGCCATCGCCACGGCGGAATGTCTCCTCCGGCACGCCGCGGGCAATTTCTATATCAACGACAAGCCCACGGGAGCCGTGGTGGGGCGTCAGCCCTTCGGAGGATCTCGTCATTCCGGGACGAACGACAAGGCGGGATTCTGGAACAATCTCACCCGGTGGCTCTCACCCCGGAACATCAAGGAGACCACCGTTCCCGCCACGAACTGGAGACGCCCCTTTCTGGGATGA
- the rsmG gene encoding 16S rRNA (guanine(527)-N(7))-methyltransferase RsmG, whose protein sequence is MIVLDEKQEALLRRYVSLLVEANSRARLIGPSDPEIIWSEHVLDCLATVDVLPRERGLVLDLGSGGGLPGMIWAVCRPDLQVVLCDSVRKKAEQLRLMVAFLGLENVRVEAVRSEELAARERETFLLVGARALSHLGTVAELCAPLVQVGGSVLAMKGPGVEKELAEIRNPWALLGLASPEMMSYELNGKSRYLVLLRKNAACPSAIPRRPGMAEKHPWWR, encoded by the coding sequence ATGATCGTGTTGGATGAGAAACAGGAAGCCCTGCTGCGCCGCTATGTCTCCCTTCTTGTGGAGGCAAACTCCCGAGCCCGGTTGATTGGCCCTTCCGATCCGGAGATCATCTGGTCGGAACATGTTCTGGACTGCCTTGCCACGGTGGATGTTCTTCCCCGGGAGAGAGGACTGGTTCTTGACCTGGGCTCGGGAGGAGGATTGCCGGGGATGATTTGGGCCGTATGCCGTCCGGATCTTCAGGTCGTACTCTGTGACAGCGTTCGGAAAAAAGCGGAACAGCTGCGCCTTATGGTGGCATTCCTCGGTCTGGAGAACGTTCGGGTCGAGGCGGTTCGTTCGGAAGAACTGGCCGCACGGGAGCGCGAAACGTTCCTTCTGGTGGGTGCGAGGGCGCTGAGTCATCTCGGGACGGTTGCCGAATTGTGTGCCCCTCTCGTGCAAGTGGGTGGGAGTGTTCTCGCCATGAAAGGACCGGGTGTTGAGAAGGAGCTGGCGGAAATTCGAAATCCCTGGGCCTTGCTCGGTCTGGCATCTCCGGAGATGATGTCCTATGAACTGAACGGCAAATCACGGTATCTCGTCCTGCTGCGCAAGAATGCGGCATGTCCTTCCGCCATTCCACGAAGACCCGGAATGGCGGAGAAGCACCCCTGGTGGAGGTGA
- a CDS encoding Rossmann-like domain-containing protein yields the protein MRLYEKILDHIRSIPDGVVERLVLGWHGSCVLLRDGRCGIGTVPLPGHEVLRSIHSHTENLLRQSAQGLAELLVSPFPQEFAAASAAAAALLPPPKEGFPLETLRFLPRGGKVALLGYDAELVPLLREWGWSLAIFDDLHSAPDVFPAWSGAHLAGSCSWAWISAEALRDRQILSLMPTFKSMEGCILQGPGIPWSPEVLVEAGITHLLLPSWSKRDFPSILTYIEAGGNPLSCPSVLWRLHSLLSTSSSSLLPFPPERSDNPHASQTETRQEAVKNETSFPPRGGPAP from the coding sequence ATGCGACTGTACGAGAAGATCCTCGACCACATCCGCAGCATTCCCGACGGCGTCGTGGAACGACTCGTTCTCGGATGGCACGGAAGCTGTGTGCTTCTCCGGGACGGGCGATGCGGCATCGGCACTGTTCCATTGCCCGGCCACGAAGTGCTCCGCAGTATCCACTCCCATACGGAGAACCTTCTCCGCCAGAGCGCCCAGGGATTGGCGGAACTGCTCGTCTCGCCCTTTCCTCAGGAGTTCGCCGCGGCATCCGCGGCGGCGGCGGCGCTGCTTCCTCCTCCGAAAGAGGGTTTTCCTCTCGAAACACTCCGGTTCCTTCCGCGAGGGGGAAAGGTGGCGCTCCTTGGTTATGATGCGGAACTGGTTCCGCTTCTTCGGGAGTGGGGATGGAGCCTGGCAATCTTCGACGACCTTCACTCCGCTCCCGATGTCTTTCCCGCCTGGTCGGGAGCGCACCTCGCCGGATCGTGCTCCTGGGCATGGATCAGCGCCGAAGCGCTTCGGGACAGACAGATTCTCTCTCTCATGCCCACGTTCAAGTCCATGGAAGGATGCATCCTTCAGGGTCCTGGAATTCCCTGGTCGCCGGAAGTGCTGGTGGAGGCGGGCATTACACACCTCCTCCTCCCCTCCTGGTCCAAAAGAGACTTTCCTTCCATTCTCACATATATCGAGGCAGGAGGAAATCCCTTGTCCTGTCCTTCCGTACTCTGGCGCCTCCATTCTCTTCTTTCCACGTCTTCGTCGTCGCTTCTTCCCTTTCCTCCGGAAAGAAGCGACAACCCTCACGCGTCACAGACAGAGACAAGGCAGGAAGCGGTGAAGAACGAAACGAGCTTTCCTCCGAGAGGAGGGCCTGCTCCGTGA
- a CDS encoding ParB/RepB/Spo0J family partition protein: protein MVRGKALGKGLEALFPDSGNGEPQRNPRKLPLSHLVPNPEQPRRFMDPDALQSLADSIREHGIVQPLLVRELPSGEYQIVAGERRWRAARMVGLEDVPVHVLSVEDGELLEVALVENIQREDLSPLDVAEALSLLIEKFGLTQEEVATRVGWSRSAVTNKLRLLHLPEEVRALLKDGGLSEGHARVLLSFPRETMLSFAKKIVAQGLSVREVERAAQRCGMSRKRRSPTDETLFSDVTQRFADRFGMKIQISGRGSRMRLKMEGLDKGQITALLEFLEERGSQLFPGK, encoded by the coding sequence ATGGTTCGCGGAAAAGCGCTAGGAAAGGGATTGGAGGCTCTTTTCCCGGACTCGGGAAACGGAGAACCGCAAAGGAATCCGCGCAAACTTCCGCTCTCTCATCTCGTTCCAAATCCAGAACAGCCTCGGCGGTTCATGGACCCGGACGCCCTTCAATCTCTCGCGGATTCAATTCGTGAACACGGAATCGTGCAGCCCCTCCTCGTTCGGGAGCTTCCCTCGGGAGAATACCAGATTGTGGCGGGCGAGCGGCGGTGGCGCGCCGCTCGCATGGTGGGACTTGAAGATGTTCCTGTGCATGTGCTCTCCGTTGAGGATGGAGAACTCCTGGAAGTTGCCCTTGTGGAGAACATCCAGCGGGAAGATCTCTCACCTCTTGACGTCGCCGAAGCCCTCTCTCTTCTCATCGAAAAGTTTGGACTCACGCAAGAGGAGGTGGCGACCCGCGTCGGCTGGAGCAGAAGTGCGGTGACGAACAAGCTGCGCCTACTCCACTTGCCCGAAGAGGTGCGAGCGCTTCTCAAAGACGGTGGCCTTTCTGAAGGACATGCGAGAGTGCTCCTTTCCTTCCCCCGAGAGACGATGCTTTCTTTTGCGAAAAAAATTGTGGCTCAGGGGCTTTCTGTTCGCGAAGTCGAGCGTGCGGCTCAGCGGTGCGGCATGTCTCGGAAGCGGCGATCTCCCACGGACGAGACCCTTTTCTCCGATGTGACGCAACGTTTTGCGGATCGCTTCGGCATGAAAATCCAAATCTCCGGCCGAGGATCGCGAATGCGGCTTAAAATGGAAGGGCTCGACAAAGGGCAGATTACGGCACTGCTCGAATTTTTGGAGGAGCGAGGATCGCAATTATTTCCCGGGAAATAG
- a CDS encoding thermonuclease family protein, protein MKRSTMPSNILRNRRKVKSLSALLLALLVATVHFFDRGDASLGLVTEVIDGDTIVVTTEDGKSEKVRYLLIDTPELHHPTRGEEELGRIAALENKNLVLGKKVRLEEDVERRDRYNRLLAYVWTEGPDGEVLVNEELVRRGVAMPFTLPPNVRYVERIRDAFREAREQRRGLWNAAAGRHFTGEQIWAELPTLAGCFVTLEFRTARVEKKGTRSLLLEKKGHTAIVVYESDRPHLPSLDMLASGKLVLMGKVQTGREGAEIILRDPTQIVTLSP, encoded by the coding sequence GTGAAAAGAAGCACCATGCCGTCAAACATCCTGCGAAACCGTCGCAAGGTGAAATCACTCTCAGCGCTTCTCCTCGCACTTCTCGTCGCGACCGTTCATTTTTTTGACAGAGGAGACGCCTCTCTCGGCCTTGTCACAGAGGTTATCGACGGAGACACCATCGTCGTCACCACCGAGGATGGAAAAAGCGAGAAAGTTCGTTACCTCCTCATCGACACGCCGGAGCTGCACCATCCCACCCGCGGAGAAGAGGAACTCGGAAGGATCGCCGCGTTGGAAAACAAAAACCTCGTCCTGGGGAAAAAAGTCCGACTGGAAGAGGACGTGGAACGCCGGGACCGTTATAACCGCCTCCTCGCCTATGTGTGGACCGAAGGACCTGACGGCGAAGTGCTCGTCAATGAGGAACTCGTTCGGCGAGGAGTGGCCATGCCGTTCACCCTGCCACCCAACGTCCGTTATGTGGAGCGCATTCGCGACGCCTTTCGGGAAGCCCGAGAACAGCGACGTGGTCTCTGGAACGCCGCCGCGGGGCGACATTTCACGGGAGAACAGATCTGGGCGGAGCTGCCCACTCTCGCAGGCTGCTTCGTCACGCTGGAGTTCCGCACGGCAAGAGTGGAAAAGAAGGGAACGCGCTCTCTTCTCCTCGAAAAGAAAGGACACACGGCAATAGTAGTCTACGAAAGTGACAGACCGCACCTCCCCTCTCTGGACATGCTTGCCTCGGGTAAATTGGTCTTGATGGGAAAGGTCCAAACAGGACGGGAAGGAGCGGAAATCATTCTCAGAGATCCCACTCAGATCGTGACTTTGAGCCCATAA
- a CDS encoding AAA family ATPase, whose amino-acid sequence MFIGKLFGSPEFFYCDRAVVFSSRKALALLCYLLVEGKVTREKAAGLLWSEKEEATAQKNLRNTLYLLKKMTPEGCVLSDRQWIFLGARDAIRTDLEKLDEMETMSVEQCLGFIPPFLDGLYIKECPVFDEWLQQVRYFYEERAAVALKKRAARACEEGLLEDGLRLLHAYYGKNRLDEEACRLLMTAYGKQQDKNKIRELYRNLERHLKKELGMFPGKRTRNVYETFLEGELPDGETIFVEESMPSECRDDWFYGREREMDEIRSFLDGASRVLRCFLVIGEAGVGKSCLIGKFLENSDKYLLLSARGVEEGREISLFPFHDLMKNLAAQIDLGKVAPSFPERVKVVLGETFPALNLEVAFESTSFSRIGRMLAELFRELRANGPIRLVLEDLQWFDDASLQVLENFLGGDPGEIEILMASRLDVSPKIVKTLKSFAGMGLIKYKMIYLKSFDMEDVERFCRKGLGGRRLSPQIVEKLYEYSGGLPLYLKNYLSLIVQKKSIEDIPDNVKEAIERVLAGLGDKERRILECMSVFLNEVNWDLLRNVCECTEEVLAEAVELLCRKGIVKELHHDSGDRLFFLFKHAKVKEHVYGSLSETKRRMLHQRVVHALKVDDNRDQWKDFEGAKMIFHCRRAGMILDELYLSLKRLDFQNRLNYELFPLLDDDTLHRSSAAFEDIEETRRRFLEIQGLLGKVREQMGETDAYKSLEMTYRTLLGGYLVWWGEHSRGGAFLRSALGWAALKDERELELKCLQNLCYLFIQTEEGQRLDSLAERYMHAAERCFDEPAYGAALRFKGLAAAFEGDFEKALEYFDSSNGFFEDIEVAGKCFTLQKEAARKYQGEVFHKKGIFNKAVESFNQCLKNCDLKGIHRGNSSFHSNLAHVFFDMGEFDLAENHVQEALDFMEDRKWWRGNSVVYSIKSFLCARIKNERLALEYLKKADDICLKLNKKYWLALQLFVKGVISKERLEQEELRSFLSLQPVTYFYEAGRIYEDIGVEFMAKRMREMEISFALPQEAKGGGEE is encoded by the coding sequence ATGTTCATTGGGAAATTGTTTGGATCGCCAGAGTTTTTCTATTGTGATCGTGCCGTTGTCTTTTCTTCACGAAAAGCGCTTGCTCTCTTGTGTTACTTGTTAGTGGAAGGAAAAGTCACCAGAGAGAAGGCTGCCGGCTTGTTGTGGAGTGAAAAGGAGGAGGCGACGGCGCAGAAAAATCTACGCAATACCCTGTATCTCTTGAAAAAAATGACTCCCGAAGGATGTGTTCTGTCCGATAGGCAGTGGATTTTCCTCGGAGCCCGCGACGCAATCCGAACGGATCTTGAAAAACTCGACGAAATGGAAACGATGAGCGTTGAACAGTGCCTCGGTTTCATCCCTCCCTTTCTTGATGGCTTGTACATCAAGGAGTGTCCTGTGTTTGACGAGTGGTTGCAACAGGTGAGGTATTTCTACGAGGAGCGAGCTGCGGTCGCCTTGAAAAAAAGGGCCGCAAGAGCATGCGAAGAAGGGCTTCTTGAGGATGGGCTGAGGTTGCTGCACGCTTATTATGGAAAAAACAGACTTGATGAAGAGGCGTGCCGCCTCTTGATGACGGCCTATGGAAAACAGCAGGACAAGAACAAGATCCGGGAACTCTATCGCAATCTGGAGCGTCATTTGAAAAAAGAACTGGGAATGTTTCCAGGAAAGCGCACGAGGAATGTGTACGAAACTTTCTTGGAGGGGGAGCTTCCCGATGGCGAAACAATTTTCGTTGAGGAAAGCATGCCTTCCGAATGTCGTGATGACTGGTTTTATGGTAGGGAAAGGGAGATGGATGAGATCCGTTCTTTCTTGGACGGAGCTTCCAGGGTACTTCGTTGCTTTCTGGTCATCGGAGAAGCGGGAGTTGGAAAGAGTTGTTTGATTGGAAAATTTTTGGAAAACTCTGATAAATACCTCCTTCTCTCCGCAAGAGGGGTCGAAGAAGGCAGGGAGATTTCCCTTTTCCCGTTTCATGATCTCATGAAAAACCTTGCTGCACAAATCGATCTGGGGAAGGTTGCGCCATCCTTTCCGGAAAGAGTGAAAGTGGTTCTGGGAGAGACATTTCCGGCACTCAACCTGGAGGTCGCCTTCGAGTCGACGAGCTTTTCAAGAATCGGTCGCATGCTGGCTGAGCTGTTCAGGGAGCTGCGTGCAAACGGTCCGATCCGTCTTGTTTTGGAAGACCTGCAGTGGTTTGATGACGCATCTTTACAGGTGCTGGAAAATTTCCTCGGAGGGGATCCCGGTGAGATCGAGATCCTTATGGCCTCCAGGCTCGATGTGAGCCCTAAAATCGTGAAAACATTGAAATCTTTCGCTGGCATGGGCCTTATCAAGTACAAGATGATCTACCTCAAGAGCTTCGATATGGAAGATGTGGAGCGATTTTGCAGGAAAGGTCTCGGCGGCCGGCGTCTCTCGCCTCAAATCGTGGAAAAGCTTTACGAGTACAGCGGAGGCCTTCCGCTGTATTTGAAGAATTATTTGAGCCTTATCGTGCAAAAGAAATCTATCGAGGATATTCCGGATAATGTCAAGGAGGCGATCGAACGAGTTCTTGCCGGTCTTGGCGACAAAGAAAGGCGGATTCTGGAGTGCATGTCCGTTTTTCTTAACGAGGTGAACTGGGATCTTTTGAGAAACGTGTGCGAATGCACCGAAGAGGTGTTGGCGGAGGCCGTCGAACTCCTGTGCCGGAAAGGTATCGTAAAGGAACTCCACCATGATTCGGGGGACCGCCTTTTCTTTCTTTTTAAGCATGCGAAGGTGAAAGAACATGTTTATGGCTCCCTTTCGGAGACCAAGCGGCGCATGCTTCATCAGAGAGTAGTCCATGCCCTGAAGGTTGACGACAACAGAGATCAGTGGAAGGATTTCGAAGGGGCCAAAATGATCTTTCACTGCCGAAGAGCGGGAATGATCCTGGACGAGCTATATTTATCACTGAAGAGGCTAGATTTTCAAAATCGATTAAATTATGAATTGTTCCCCTTGTTGGATGATGATACGTTGCATCGCAGTTCGGCGGCTTTCGAAGACATCGAAGAGACGAGAAGACGCTTCCTTGAAATCCAGGGTCTTCTTGGAAAAGTACGAGAACAAATGGGCGAAACAGATGCTTACAAGAGCCTCGAAATGACCTACCGGACATTGTTGGGTGGATATCTGGTGTGGTGGGGAGAGCACTCTCGAGGAGGAGCTTTTCTGAGAAGCGCTCTCGGTTGGGCGGCGCTGAAAGACGAGAGGGAACTGGAGCTGAAATGTCTTCAGAATCTCTGTTATCTTTTCATCCAGACAGAAGAGGGTCAGAGATTGGACTCTCTTGCGGAAAGATACATGCACGCCGCGGAGCGTTGCTTTGACGAACCGGCCTATGGAGCGGCGCTACGGTTCAAGGGATTGGCAGCGGCCTTTGAAGGAGATTTTGAAAAGGCTCTAGAATATTTTGATTCGTCAAACGGTTTTTTTGAGGACATCGAAGTCGCAGGAAAGTGCTTTACTCTTCAAAAAGAGGCGGCAAGGAAATATCAAGGCGAAGTCTTCCACAAGAAGGGAATTTTTAATAAAGCTGTTGAATCTTTTAATCAATGTTTAAAAAATTGTGATTTAAAGGGTATTCACCGGGGGAATTCTAGTTTTCATAGTAATTTGGCTCATGTGTTCTTTGATATGGGAGAATTTGATCTCGCAGAGAATCATGTTCAAGAAGCGCTGGATTTTATGGAAGATCGTAAATGGTGGAGAGGGAATTCTGTAGTTTATAGCATAAAATCTTTCTTATGCGCAAGAATTAAAAACGAACGCCTGGCTCTGGAATATTTAAAAAAAGCAGATGATATTTGTTTAAAATTAAATAAAAAATATTGGCTAGCGTTGCAGTTGTTTGTTAAGGGGGTCATTTCGAAGGAGCGTTTGGAGCAGGAGGAACTGAGATCCTTCCTCTCTTTGCAACCCGTCACCTATTTTTATGAAGCTGGGAGAATCTACGAGGACATCGGTGTCGAATTCATGGCGAAGAGGATGCGGGAAATGGAGATCTCTTTTGCGCTGCCGCAGGAAGCAAAGGGGGGCGGTGAGGAGTAA
- a CDS encoding GlcG/HbpS family heme-binding protein — MAVDVSKLQLPGDLTLKQAQMVLEAALADAVAQGVPMNIAVVDAGANLKAFARQDGAFIGSVDISIKKAKTARFFNMTTRQLGAASLPDGPLYGIEVSNDGVIIFAGGVPLKNKDGVIVGAIGVSGGTIDEDERCADAGAAILLK, encoded by the coding sequence ATGGCTGTGGATGTTTCCAAGCTTCAACTTCCCGGAGATCTCACCCTGAAGCAGGCCCAGATGGTCCTTGAGGCCGCCCTGGCCGACGCAGTCGCCCAGGGCGTGCCCATGAACATTGCCGTGGTGGATGCTGGGGCCAACCTGAAAGCCTTCGCCCGCCAAGACGGTGCGTTCATCGGCAGCGTGGACATTTCCATCAAGAAGGCAAAGACCGCTCGCTTCTTCAACATGACCACCCGACAGCTCGGCGCCGCATCTCTCCCCGATGGTCCTCTCTACGGCATCGAAGTGTCCAACGACGGCGTCATTATTTTCGCCGGCGGCGTTCCTCTGAAGAACAAGGACGGAGTCATCGTCGGCGCCATCGGCGTCAGCGGCGGCACCATCGACGAGGACGAGCGTTGCGCCGACGCAGGAGCGGCGATTCTTCTCAAGTAA
- a CDS encoding ParA family protein, whose amino-acid sequence MRVFAVANQKGGVGKTTCCINLAAALGILGVETLVLDMDPQGNCTSGLGIERKSLSKSIYHVLVEGTSMEEVLVPTAWKGVHLVPATLDLAGAEVELAGAMSRENRLRRQLHCSHPYDLVLIDCPPSLGLLTVNALVAAERILVPIQCEYFALEGVGQLTRTVRLIQGYLNETLTLGGVVLTMFDGRTRLAKEVAEEVRRQFGSDVFETIIPRNVRLSEAPSFGKPIAYYDPTSAGADAYDALAKEVRARWFAEKR is encoded by the coding sequence GTGCGAGTTTTCGCGGTAGCCAATCAAAAGGGAGGCGTCGGAAAGACTACCTGTTGCATCAATCTCGCTGCAGCATTGGGCATATTGGGCGTTGAAACACTGGTCCTCGACATGGATCCTCAGGGCAATTGCACGAGTGGATTGGGCATTGAAAGAAAAAGCCTCTCGAAGAGCATCTATCATGTTCTTGTCGAGGGTACGAGCATGGAGGAAGTTCTCGTTCCCACCGCCTGGAAAGGAGTTCATCTTGTTCCTGCAACGCTCGATCTGGCCGGAGCGGAGGTCGAACTGGCGGGAGCCATGAGCCGGGAAAACCGCCTGCGCCGTCAGCTCCACTGTTCCCATCCCTACGACCTCGTGCTCATCGACTGCCCTCCCTCGCTAGGGTTGCTCACGGTGAACGCCCTTGTGGCTGCGGAAAGGATCCTTGTTCCCATCCAATGTGAGTATTTTGCCCTTGAAGGAGTCGGCCAGCTTACTCGCACCGTTCGGCTCATCCAGGGATATCTGAACGAAACGCTCACCCTCGGAGGTGTGGTGCTCACCATGTTCGACGGAAGAACCCGTCTTGCGAAGGAAGTCGCCGAGGAGGTACGGCGTCAGTTCGGCTCGGATGTCTTCGAAACCATCATTCCAAGAAATGTTCGTCTTTCCGAGGCCCCGAGCTTCGGGAAGCCCATTGCCTATTACGACCCCACAAGCGCGGGAGCCGATGCCTATGATGCACTGGCGAAGGAGGTGCGGGCGCGATGGTTCGCGGAAAAGCGCTAG
- a CDS encoding YfcC family protein → MRNSNTKSDMEKTFRFPNGIVILFWIIVFVAILTYIVPAGQFEKITVNGRSVVDPGSFHYISQTPVRIFDVFKAIPLGMHNAGALIFMILIIGAAIQVFDSTGAIKAAIFKLLDIIGEARKKWVIAALMVFFAALGGFPGMLEAAIPFAPLCVGIALSLGYDPLVGIAIPLIAIVVGWTAGPSNPWTVGIGQNLAELPLFSGFGYRFVIWIALLALSIFFVLRYCRMLERDPSSSIVGDLDFSHLESSALHEKIPFTKRHSLILLTFAATIAVILFGTFNWKWGLFEMSGTYIIGAIVGGVIAGYNSNKLAETLLEGGRAIFIGVVAVGMARGINVIMDQGNITDTLVRAISMPLSGLPESVTSIGMFVVQTIINFFIPSGSGQALVTLPIMLPVADIIELNRQIAILAFQFGDGLSNLCYPTVGVLVAFLLYTKVPFNKWLRFIMPFMLLSWAMAAGFLLIATAIGYGPF, encoded by the coding sequence TTGAGAAACAGTAACACGAAATCTGACATGGAGAAGACGTTCAGGTTTCCCAACGGAATCGTGATCCTTTTCTGGATCATCGTTTTCGTGGCGATTCTGACGTACATTGTGCCGGCAGGGCAATTCGAAAAAATCACGGTGAACGGACGCAGCGTCGTAGATCCGGGCAGTTTCCACTATATCTCCCAGACTCCGGTCAGGATTTTCGATGTTTTCAAGGCCATTCCTCTGGGTATGCATAACGCCGGAGCACTCATCTTCATGATTCTCATCATCGGAGCCGCAATTCAGGTCTTCGACAGCACGGGAGCCATCAAAGCCGCCATCTTCAAGCTTCTGGACATCATCGGAGAGGCGCGCAAAAAGTGGGTCATCGCGGCACTCATGGTTTTTTTCGCCGCCCTTGGCGGCTTTCCAGGAATGCTCGAGGCAGCGATCCCCTTCGCTCCACTCTGCGTGGGAATCGCGTTGAGCCTGGGATATGACCCGCTCGTCGGAATTGCCATCCCCTTGATCGCCATCGTCGTTGGCTGGACCGCAGGCCCCTCAAACCCATGGACAGTCGGCATCGGGCAAAATTTGGCCGAGCTTCCTCTCTTCTCAGGTTTCGGCTACAGGTTTGTGATCTGGATCGCGCTCCTCGCGTTGAGCATTTTTTTCGTTCTGCGATACTGCAGGATGCTCGAAAGAGACCCCTCCTCCAGCATTGTCGGCGATCTCGATTTTTCCCACCTCGAAAGCAGTGCGCTTCACGAGAAGATTCCCTTCACAAAAAGGCACTCGTTGATTCTTTTGACTTTCGCCGCAACAATCGCCGTCATCCTCTTCGGGACCTTCAACTGGAAGTGGGGGCTCTTCGAGATGTCAGGGACCTACATTATCGGAGCCATCGTCGGAGGGGTCATTGCGGGGTACAACAGCAACAAACTCGCTGAGACCCTCCTCGAGGGTGGACGGGCGATCTTCATCGGAGTCGTGGCCGTAGGCATGGCCAGAGGCATCAACGTGATCATGGATCAGGGAAACATTACGGACACCCTGGTTCGAGCCATCTCCATGCCTCTTTCCGGCCTTCCCGAAAGCGTCACTTCCATCGGAATGTTCGTCGTTCAGACCATCATCAACTTCTTCATCCCCTCCGGAAGCGGGCAGGCGCTGGTCACACTCCCGATCATGCTCCCCGTGGCGGACATCATAGAGCTTAATCGTCAGATCGCCATTCTCGCCTTCCAGTTCGGAGACGGACTCTCCAACCTCTGCTATCCAACGGTAGGCGTCCTGGTGGCCTTTCTGTTGTACACCAAGGTACCCTTCAACAAGTGGCTGAGGTTCATCATGCCCTTCATGCTGCTTTCCTGGGCAATGGCGGCAGGATTTCTCCTCATCGCCACCGCAATCGGATACGGCCCATTCTGA